A genomic segment from Colletotrichum higginsianum IMI 349063 chromosome 5, whole genome shotgun sequence encodes:
- a CDS encoding RTA1 domain-containing protein, whose translation MTGSGVPILGSLYVYAPNKAAPIFFTIVYAISAAVHVWQCHHYKAWKLIGLHPFCALLFTLGYALREYGAYNFMYLATDKTPLVLFILSQICIFIGPPLLELANCHVLGRIFHYVPSAAPFNPARVTAFFGGLMALVEGLNAAGVALSANAKAQDASKKAGHNLILVALALQVAVVLVFAYLSATFHRRCLRARVPAQTKAVQSTLTTLYLSMTLILVRCLFRLVENSMGATSVDLRSMEALLRLSPVLRYESYFYVFEASLMFVNSALWNVRHPGPHLPQNPHIYLAQDGSEVEGEVEGDEGLLLLLRMANTLMFGLLIRDNKSDLHRQPQELSESTGSGSHGKPRGQAT comes from the exons ATGACAGGAAGTGGAGTGCCCA TTCTGGGTAGTCTATACGTCTATGCCCCAAACAAGGCCGCACCCATCTTCTTCACGATCGTCTACGCCatcagcgccgccgtccacgtCTGGCAATGCCA CCACTACAAGGCCTGGAAATTGATCGGCTTGCATCCATTCTGTGCGTTGTTGTTCACTCTCGGTTATGCGCTCAGAGAGTACGGTGCCTACAACTTTATGTACCTCGCCACCGATAAAACGCCCCTGGTTCTCTTCATCCTGAGCCAGATATGTATTTTCATCGGACC TCCTCTCCTTGAACTCGCCAACTGTCATGTCCTCGGCCGAATCTTCCACTACGTCCCAAGTGCCGCGCCCTTCAACCCGGCCCGAGTCACTGCCTTCTTCGGCGGCCTCATGGCCCTGGTCGAGGGTCTCAACGCCGCGGGTGTCGCCCTctccgccaacgccaaggcACAGGACGCATCCAAGAAGGCCGGCCACAatctcatcctcgtcgccctcgcgctccaggtcgccgtcgtcctcgtcttcgcctaCCTCTCCGCCACCTTCCACCGCCGTTGCCTCAGAGCCCGCGTTCCCGCGCAGACCAAAGCCGTCCAGTCGACGTTGACCACGCTCTACCTGAGCATGACGCTGATCCTGGTGCGCTGCCTCTTCCGGCTCGTCGAGAACTCGATGGGCGCGACGAGCGTGGACCTCCGGAGCATGGAGGCGCTCTTGAGGCTGAGCCCCGTCCTGCGCTACGAGTCGTACTTTTACGTTTTCGAAGCGAGCTTGATGTTCGTCAACTCGGCGCTCTGGAACGTGCGGCACCCGGGACCTCACCTGCCCCAGAACCCTCACATCTACCTCGCGCAAGACGGAAGCGAGGTCGAGGGagaggtcgagggcgacgagggcctaCTGCTTCTGTTACGTATGGCCAACACTCTGATGTTCGGCCTGCTTATACGTGACAACAAAAGCGATCTTCACAGGCAACCACAGGAGCTCTCCGAGAGCACAGGCAGTGGCAGCCATGGCAAACCTAGGGGACAAGCCACTTAG
- a CDS encoding Secreted protein: MDATQERERHTTNSIAEQELFFPQSSSSSSGSHGQGQQHQSGHHSQPRWYGNMDNDSPIEPRSGVPAVNIIPATPTTIRSNSVRSNASYPEYVEHKQQIPGALPEVEEEDNIYDPPTPKSRSPPPLESRIPAHNRASTFDDQDKSNADDEYYVSPMTEPAVPHYDTGFAQPNGQVSSPDKGKATETDAEQYYDAAYSHDDGQPSSFSYGEAAEAHPEPHVLHQNTEHTGYNDPPSTFDKDKATGDLPEPVIAHHQNTVPSDYNDGPSSLDKGKAAEAYQDRDERPALPGPRPVSTEIPDYYAQERGGYGVDPAVQEQEDRDYAMALALQEEEDEDAQAPPLPQRPAQPAWSSNGPLSSNPFSSPEDEDRAFAERLQAEESGQAPPLPARPHPKAVAELLAQNQMSPPFSRTPSIEGIAPPPKRQGSDFGNDDPAHPIHYTRDPHKLITYLVPFPKPWLGAKAPSDAIPTRFLIYTPPPPPLQAPPEGVKESVTHKVQRKWQNEVRQAKMTDAKTTSWAGFKAKCTRGVDKAMQYTTTSNLDYLARVTPPAKPPSALTRRLSLKVKGKKDKKDKAVAAATEGDEKDGKKDVDENKGEASENKDDTERLLGGGDEEKKGHEDKSLEGKKTSEEKLAEEQQQGDRDEEDYFRSQERDEEHDELVEDDPAHASHETKKTVGVEEIVFVYSPSMNMTPEAMREEFINSMMRTKSKAQRDAIIATGLLPVSLAIDLVMIAVSGLFEVNAVWAYFTIKGSKTARSVTKRLASSSKKPESIDPEKSEAEMAKEDKLRLSFRPATRIDVLARYLEAECHRLDSRMFPRYTSSPTEVECLEAIGWSPALTRGQKNWEDEAWEMSDVKEDLRVVMHKAAKEWRKWCNRYEKSPEKSLAK; encoded by the exons ATGGACGCCACGCAGGAACGGGAACGCCATACGACCAATTCCATTGCGGAGCAGGAGCTCTTCTTCCCtcagtcgtcgtcgtcgtcgtcggggtctCACGGCCAAGGCCAGCAGCATCAGTCTGGGCATCACTCACAGCCTCGATGGTATGGGAACATGGACAACGACTCGCCTATCGAACCTAGGAGCGGTGTCCCCGCTGTCAATATCATCCCGGCCACGCCCACGACTATCCGCTCCAACAGCGTACGCTCCAACGCTTCGTACCCAGAGTATGTTGAGCACAAACAGCAGATACCGGGCGCCCTTCCTGAggtggaggaagaagacaaCATCTATGACCCGCCAACCCCCAAGAGCCGGTCACCACCGCCTCTTGAGTCCAGGATTCCGGCCCATAACAGGGCATCTACCTTTGACGATCAGGACAAGTCCAATGCAGACGATGAATACTACGTCTCTCCCATGACCGAGCCTGCCGTGCCTCATTACGACACGGGCTTTGCTCAACCAAATGGCCAGGTTTCTTCACCCGATAAGGGCAAAGCCACTGAGACGGACGCGGAGCAATATTACGACGCGGCGTACTCTCACGATGATGGTCAACCCTCTTCGTTCAGCTacggcgaggcggccgaggcgcacCCGGAGCCTCATGTCTTGCACCAAAACACAGAACACACAGGGTACAATGATCCTCCTTCAACATTCGACAAAGACAAAGCTACCGGAGATCTCCCAGAGCCCGTCATTGCACACCACCAAAACACAGTGCCCTCAGACTACAATGATGGTCCCTCGTCCCTCGACAAGGGTAAAGCCGCCGAGGCCTACCAGGACCGTGACGAACGGCCTGCCTTGCCAGGCCCAAGGCCCGTTTCCACAGAAATACCCGATTACTACGCCCAAGAGCGTGGAGGCTACGGCGTAGATCCCGCGGTTCAAGAGCAGGAGGACCGCGACTATGCAATGGCACTGGCACtccaggaggaagaggatgaagatgcACAGGCGCCTCCCCTCCCGCAAAggcctgcccagcctgcgTGGAGCAGCAACGGGCCTCTCTCCTCCAACCCATTTTCGTctcccgaggacgaggaccgcgCCTTCGCCGAACGTCTCCAGGCAGAGGAATCCGGACAGGCGCCGCCTCTGCCAGCCCGGCCTCATCCCAAAGCCGTCGCAGAGCTGCTCGCCCAGAACCAAATGTCGCCTCCGTTCTCCAGAACACCCTCGATCGAGGGCATCGCGCCACCTCCCAAGCGCCAAGGCTCCGACTTTGGCAACGACGACCCGGCACACCCCATCCATTACACGCGGGACCCTCACAAGCTCATTACGTACCTGGTCCCTTTCCCGAAGCCGTGGCTGGGGGCCAAGGCGCCCTCGGATGCCATCCCAACGCGCTTCCTTATTTACacgcccccgccgccgccgttgcagGCGCCGCCGGAGGGCGTCAAGGAGAGCGTCACGCACAAGGTGCAGCGCAAGTGGCAGAACGAGGTCCGTCAGGCCAAGATGACCGATGccaagacgacgagctggGCGGGGTTCAAGGCCAAGTGCACGCGCGGCGTGGACAAGGCCATGCAGTACACCACCACGAGCAACCTGGATTACCTTGCGCGAGTTACGCCTCCGGCCAAGCCGCCTTCGGCCCTGACGCGCAGGCTGTCGCTCAAGGtcaaggggaagaaggacaagaaagacaaggcggtggcggcggcgaccgaAGGCGACGAGAAAGATGGTAAGAAAGACGTTGACGAGAATAAGGGCGAGGCGTCCGAGAACAAGGATGATACGGAGAGGctcctgggcggcggcgacgaggagaagaagggacACGAAGACAAATCGCTCGaagggaagaagacgagTGAGGAGAAactcgccgaggagcagcaACAGGGCGACAGGGATGAGGAGGACTACTTCAGGTCCCAGGAGAGGGATGAAGAGCACGACGAACTGGTGGAGGACGACCCGGCGCACGCGTCGcacgagacgaagaagacagTCGGGGTGGAGGAGATTGTGTTTGTGTACTCGCCGTCGATGAACATGACGCCCGAGGCCATGAGGGAGGAGTTCATCAACTCGATGATGCGGACGAAGTCCAAGGCGCAGCGggacgccatcatcgcgaCGGGTCTGCTGCCCGTCTCGCTGGCCATCGACCTCGTCATGATTGCCGTGTCGGGGCTCTTTGAGGTGAATG CCGTATGGGCCTACTTCACGATCAAGGGCTCCAAGACGGCGCGGTCCGTCACGAAGCGGctcgcgtcgtcgtccaagaAGCCCGAGTCCATCGACCCAGAAAagtccgaggccgagatggccaAGGAGGACAAGCTGCGGCTCAGCTTCAGGCCGGCCACCCGCATCGACGTGCTCGCGCGAtacctcgaggccgagtgTCACCGCCTCGATTCGCGGATGTTTCCCCGCTacacctcgtcgccgacggaAGT TGAGTGCCTGGAGGCCATCGGTTGGTCGCCCGCCCTGACGCGCGGGCAGAAGAActgggaggacgaggcgTGGGAGATGAGCGACGTCAAGGAGGACCTGCGGGTGGTGATGCacaaggcggccaaggagtGGCGCAAGTGGTGCAATCGGTACGAGAAGAGCCCGGAGAAGAGCCTGGCCAAGTGA
- a CDS encoding C6 zinc finger protein: MTPSQVWPPQLLAEVIKITHLRLQVTRKRTGSLERISEEAYEALDRIQGFSPEQLSESKASSREDWTCIGNVYKSAVALYCVLSLQSASVLPETPTLRASCAAHGQHLQHLLSTSLSSPRTRMFMFWPLILLGVEAVHGDATTRDFVSKHLLELSCVVGTSVPLTAQRVLASFWGSGDQSWDACFDRPYPFTTQIAVDIGRVYAPRQRDLRDL, translated from the coding sequence ATGACCCCGTCGCAAGTATGGCCTCCGCAActgctggccgaggtcaTCAAGATCACCCACCTTCGGCTGCAAGTGACGAGAAAGCGGACTGGCAGTCTGGAGCGCATCTCGGAAGAGGCCTACGAGGCCCTGGACCGTATCCAAGGGTTCTCTCCAGAGCAACTATCCGAGTCCAAGGCTTCGTCTAGAGAGGACTGGACATGCATCGGCAACGTGTACAAGTCCGCCGTTGCGTTGTACTGCGTTCTATCGCTACAGAGCGCGTCAGTCCTTCCGGAAACCCCGACCTTGCGGGCTTCTTGCGCTGCACACGGCCAGCACCTGCAGCACCTTCTCAGCACAAGtctgtcgtcgccgcggaCTAGGATGTTCATGTTCTGGCCGCTGATCTTGTTGGGCGTGGAAGCCGTACACGGGGACGCGACGACGCGTGACTTTGTCTCGAAGCACCTCCTGGAGCTGAGCTGCGTCGTGGGCACATCCGTGCCGCTGACGGCGCAGCGGGTCCTTGCTTCCTTCTGGGGGTCGGGGGATCAGAGCTGGGACGCCTGCTTCGATCGGCCGTACCCCTTTACGACGCAGATTGCCGTAGATATTGGCCGGGTATACGCTCCCCGGCAACGGGACCTTCGAGACTTGTGA
- a CDS encoding FAD binding domain-containing protein: protein MEKIVLAVIGPHGAGKTSFIESVTECEPENLPETPAPIEFRDGWLDLQFAALNAPEVSLYRCNLAPDQTPFILVDTPGLSARKDNLPNYKTINFIKGRLDGASVELHGVIYLQRSMETTDAEFAIRNIEAFHEAFASDEFRHLLVATTFWDVSPKVGSMDHVDYFHKELRRLDASTGLKLKIARLNNDFESSIRLLQKIQRVSTSHAFGSLEAGIEASADENGIWELILSKGKCSVM, encoded by the coding sequence ATGGAGAAAATCGTGCTCGCAGTCATTGGTCCTCATGGAGCCGGCAAAACCTCTTTCATCGAGTCCGTGACGGAGTGCGAGCCTGAAAATCTGCCTGAAACCCCAGCTCCTATCGAATTCCGCGACGGCTGGCTGGATCTCCAGTTTGCGGCTCTGAACGCCCCCGAAGTCTCCTTGTACCGCTGCAACCTCGCACCCGACCAGACCCCCTTCATCCTGGTCGACACCCCAGGCCTCTCTGCCCGGAAAGACAACCTCCCGAACTACAAGACGATCAACTTTATCAAGGGCCGCCTTGACGGCGCGAGCGTTGAGCTGCACGGCGTCATCTACCTCCAGCGCAGCATGGAGACGACGGATGCCGAGTTCGCCATCCGCAACATCGAGGCTTTCCACGAGGCGTTCGCGTCCGACGAGTTCCGGCACCTCCTCGTGGCGACGACCTTTTGGGACGTCTCACCCAAGGTCGGCTCCATGGACCACGTTGATTACTTTCACAAGGAACTCCGACGGCTAGACGCATCGACGGGGTTGAAGCTCAAGATCGCGCGGCTGAACAACGACTTTGAGTCGAGCATTCGTCTCCTTCAAAAAATTCAGCGGGTGTCGACGTCTCACGCCTTTGGGAGCCTGGAGGCTGGTATTGAGGCGTCCGCGGACGAGAACGGGATCTGGGAGCTCATCTTGTCGAAGGGCAAGTGCAGCGTGATGTGA
- a CDS encoding Ankyrin repeat protein, with protein sequence MPDQRPQPSQIVGVPHPPAWVQAMKDLEEQRAANRIAKVRERLQHIELKYQNLPPLPPQVPPPQYVMQGDDTSGYHNDNASRSFYRYCAEGDLDRVRTFVDHLAPTPADLSYALEEACQNLQLEVVRFLLRQSETQLHYRCFRRCIEFPEDELIEKFDGRPSTSSSQSIFTSGSPELLNLLRIFVDFGWHPNQLLGPLQRGKRPPHYPPSQEVALHYPRCILDTDILLFLLDAGADPTIARDIIGDPYFSVIEQPVQRLKGHILEMAVNLGATEAVTLLISRGAKLEYGIPLHSLARRRPHPAAIKVMDETFLKELCKETPELEYPTLSTRLAMAQHLIALGEDINRVANVYRLIGPWVTMPIRLHEATALSHSKNSMDWDFVRWLLENGADPAASPRATSVAQMFYSIGASQEEVEETYEDMIRQFQRPGQSVTAAN encoded by the exons ATGCCAGACCAGCGACCGCAGCCCTCCCAGATCGTTGGTGTGCCCCATCCGCCGGCCTGGGTGCAGGCCATGAAGGACCTCGAAGAGCAGCGTGCCGCGAACAGAATCGCAAAGGTACGCGAGAGGCTCCAGCATATCGAGCTCAAGTACCAAAacctgccgccgctgccgcctcAGGTGCCCCCTCCTCAGTACGTAATGCAAGGTGACGATACGTCTGGCTACCACAACGACAATGCTTCAAGGTCATTCTACAGGTACTGCGCAGAAGGCGACCTGGATCGCGTTCGTACATTCGTCGACCATCTTGCACCGACACCCGCGGATCTTTCCTACGCCCTGGAGGAGGCATGCCAGAACCTACAGCTCGAGGTCGTGCGATTCTTGTTACGGCAGTCAGAGACGCAACTGCACTATCGATGCTTCCGCAGGTGCATCGAGTTTCCCGAGGATGAACTTATTGAAAAGTTCGACGGCAGACCgtccacctcgtcgtcgcaaAGCATCTTCACGAGCGGGAGTCCGGAGCTTCTCAACCTCCTGAGGATTTTCGTCGACTTTGGATGGCACCCGAACCAGCTGCTCGGCCCTCTGCAGCGAGGTAAACGGCCGCCCCACTACCCGCCGAGCCAGGAGGTTGCGCTGCATTATCCACGGTGCATCCTGGATACGGACATCTTGCTATTTCTCCTGGACGCCGGGGCAGATCCGACCATAGCAAGGGATATAATCGGCGACCCCTATTTCAGCGTCATCGAACAGCCTGTGCAGAGGCTCAAGGGGCATATCTTGGAGATGGCGGTCAATCTCGGTGCCACGGAGGCCGTGACTCTACTAATATCGCGCGGAGCCAAGCTAGAATATGGTATTCCATTGCACAGCCTTGCCCGGCGAAGGCCTCATCCAGCGGCTATCAAGGTGATGGATGAAACATTCCTAAAGGAGCTGTGCAAAGAAACACCTGAGCTGGAGTATCCCACTCTCTCCACCCGGCTCGCCATGGCCCAACATTTGATTGCTCTTGGCGAGGATATCAACAGGGTGGCCAACGT CTACCGCCTGATCGGGCCCTGGGTTACGATGCCCATCCGATTGCACGAAGCCACTGCATTATCACATTCCAAAAACTCCATGGACTGGGACTTTGTTAGATGGCTGCTGGAGAACGGTGCGGACCCGGCTGCAAGCCCCAGGGCCACATCCGTTGCGCAGATGTTCTATTCTATTGGAGCCAGTCAAGAAGAAGTTGAAGAGACGTATGAGGATATGATACGACAATTTCAGCGGCCAGGGCAGAGTGTGACGGCAGCAAATTAA
- a CDS encoding Beta-1,6-galactanase yields the protein MKGLAIALAALVSSTCAQYMKTPAAPRYAASRRVVSRQEGNQTAGGAWPYGPFSTRGRDIVNSRGEVVTWAGVNWPMSGETMIPEGLEWASVDKILDDVESVGFNYIRMGYAIEMVDQIYDRQGEDVPLEVAMITALGFVNGTKVTNAIIRNNPSWTRETTRFEIWSDITAAAYERGIFISPDVHVSKAMWCCSHTDGNAWFDDVNFNATHWRRGLSYVADWAKAHPNIVSLSLRNEVRESWNVTNLYYNWDTLVGNFSAGADAIHAANPDVLILWGGLQYGQDLSALTAGANYLTAPCYKCTAIRDAARRPPRVFDVDAHAWADKLVWELHLYKMSEDLDTGTCAAIEAGLYRNGFNALGIDPPASCGGNGTGTGNSTTTAAAAAADCPPASRLTPVIFSEFGNGQDDTLRNDTLQACLRDYTVKHGVSWMVWSLAGSYRVRSGAQGVPDTWGLTNYDWSGWNHPPTIEDVWKPWVKAMNPTRKA from the exons ATGAAGGGCCTCGCAATCGCCCTCGCGGCGCTCGTCTCGTCGACATGCGCGCAGTACATGAAGACCCCAGCCGCGCCTCGGTACGCCGCCTCCCGCAGGGTCGTCTCGAGGCAGGAGGGTAACCAGACAGCCGGTGGCGCGTGGCCGTACGGACCCTTCAGCACCCGCGGCCGCGACATCGTCAACAgccgcggcgaggtcgtgACCTGGGCCGGCGTCAACTGGCCCATGAGCG GAGAGACCATGATCCCCGAGGGCCTGGAATGGGCATCGGTCGACAAGATCCTTGATgacgtcgagagcgtcgGCTTCAACTACATCCGCAT GGGCTACGCCATCGAGATGGTCGACCAGATCTACGACCgccagggcgaggacgtGCCGCTCGAGGTCGCCATGATCACGGCGctcggcttcgtcaacgGCACAAAGGTCACCaacgccatcatccgcaACAACCCGTCCTGGACGCGCGAGACGACGCGCTTCGAGATCTGGTCCGAcatcacggccgccgcctacgAGCGCGGCATCTTCATCTCGCCCGACGTGCACGTCAGCAAGGCCATGTGGTGCTGCTCGCACACGGACGGCAACGCCTGGTTCGACGACGTCAACTTCAACGCCACGCACTGGCGCCGCGGCCTCTCGTACGTCGCCGACTGGGCCAAGGCCCACCCCAACATcgtctcgctctcgctcCGCAACGAGGTCCGCGAGTCGTGGAACGTCACGAACCTCTACTACAACTGGGACACCCTCGTCGGCAACTtctccgccggcgccgacgccatccaCGCCGCCAACCCGGACGTCCTCATCCTCTGGGGCGGCCTGCAGTACGGCCAGGACCTCTCGGCCCTGACGGCCGGCGCCAACTACCTCACGGCCCCCTGCTACAAGTGCACCGCCAtccgcgacgccgcccgccgcccgccccgcgtcttcgacgtcgacgcccacgcctgggccgacaagctcgtcTGGGAGCTGCACCTCTACAAGATGAGCGAGGACCTGGACACGGGCAcctgcgccgccatcgaggccggcctctACCGTAACGGCTTCAACGCCCTCGGCATTGACCCTCCCGCCTCCTGCGGCGGCAATGGCACGGGCACGGGCaactccaccaccaccgccgccgccgccgccgccgactgcCCGCCTGCGAGCCGGCTGACGCCCGTCATCTTCTCCGAGTTCGGCAACGGCCAGGACGACACCCTGCGCAACGACACGCTGCAGGCCTGCCTGCGCGACTACACCGTCAAGCACGGCGTCAGCTGGATGGTCTGGAGCCTCGCGGGCAGCTACCGCGTGCGCTCCGGCGCCCAGGGCGTCCCGGACACCTGGGGCCTGACCAACTACGACTGGAGCGGCTGGAACCACCCGCCGACGATCGAGGACGTCTGGAAGCCCTGGGTCAAGGCCATGAACCCGACGAGGAAGGCTTAG